A DNA window from uncultured Methanoregula sp. contains the following coding sequences:
- a CDS encoding outer membrane protein assembly factor BamD — MLRAPLPLITALLAAGLLAGCSSTPEDKTAGWSPNRIYSEAKDELGSGAFDKAVPLLEKLEGRAAGTPLAQQAQLDKAYAQYKGGEKAQAIATLDRFIKLHPASPALDYALYLKGLVNFNDNLGLFSWVSQQDLSERDQKAAKDSFESFSELVTRFPDSRYAKDARQRMTYIVNSLAQYEVHVARYYYERGAYVAAIGRAQSALADYQGVPALEEALFILMQSYDALGMTQLRDDTRRVMEASYPQGALAKGGLKAKSDPWWKFW; from the coding sequence ATGCTGCGTGCCCCCCTGCCCCTTATCACTGCCCTGCTGGCTGCCGGCCTGCTCGCGGGTTGCTCCAGCACACCGGAAGACAAGACCGCGGGCTGGAGCCCCAACCGCATCTACTCGGAAGCTAAGGACGAGTTGGGTTCTGGCGCATTCGACAAGGCCGTACCCTTGCTCGAAAAGCTCGAAGGCCGTGCGGCGGGCACGCCACTGGCTCAGCAGGCGCAGCTCGACAAGGCCTATGCGCAATACAAAGGCGGCGAGAAGGCACAGGCCATTGCCACGCTCGACCGCTTCATCAAGCTCCACCCCGCAAGCCCGGCGCTGGATTACGCGCTGTATCTGAAGGGCCTAGTCAACTTCAACGACAACCTGGGCCTGTTCTCATGGGTCTCGCAGCAGGATCTGTCCGAGCGCGACCAGAAAGCTGCCAAGGATTCGTTTGAATCGTTCAGTGAACTGGTGACGCGCTTCCCCGATTCGCGCTATGCCAAAGACGCGCGCCAGCGCATGACATACATCGTCAATTCGCTGGCCCAGTATGAAGTCCACGTCGCACGCTACTACTACGAACGCGGCGCCTATGTAGCGGCGATCGGCCGCGCGCAATCAGCGCTGGCCGACTACCAAGGCGTCCCCGCACTCGAGGAAGCCCTGTTCATTCTCATGCAGTCGTACGACGCCCTGGGTATGACCCAACTGCGTGACGACACGCGGCGCGTGATGGAGGCATCCTACCCCCAGGGGGCGCTCGCCAAAGGTGGCCTCAAGGCCAAATCGGATCCGTGGTGGAAGTTCTGGTGA
- the dnaE gene encoding DNA polymerase III subunit alpha, translating into MEPMFVHLRLHTEFSVVDGTNRIDDLAKAAAKDGQPALAITDLNNLFGAIKFYKEARGRGVKPILGAEIFLEGEAGAAPSRMLVLVQSRQGYLNLSELLARAWTRNVVKAQALCTWDWLQELGEGLIAIAGAQAGPVGQALMKGDDAGAAALALRLAGIFPHRFYIEVQRAGRTDDEAHVVAAVQLAARLHLPVVATHPVQFATADDYEAHEARVCIAEGEILGNQRRVRKFTRDQYFKSSAQMQALFADLPTALANTVEIARRCNITLILGKPQLPNFPIPPVNGQVLSVDDYFRHVSFEGLEERLRLLFPDEARRNAERPRYVERLEFELGTILKMGFPGYFLIVGDFIQWAKTHGCPVGPGRGSGAGSLVAYALKITDLDPLEYNLLFERFLNPERVSMPDFDIDFCQSNRDRVIDYVKDKYGKDAVSQIATFGTMAAKAAIRDVGRVMDMSYTFCDGISKLVPAKPGMSYTLQYPPEVKKEGDKNNYALELEPLLYERVRKEEDVKTVIEMAQKLEGMTRNIGMHAGGVLIAPGKLTDFCPLYQQPGSESAVSQYDKDDVEAIGLVKFDFLGLATLTILEIAREFIMKRHKGQENFAYENIPLDDGPTYRLFSEGKTEAVFQFESRGMQGMLREARPSRLEDLIALNALYRPGPMDLIPTFVNRKHGKEPVEYPHPLVEPVLSETYGIMVYQEQVMQTAQVLGGYSLGGADMLRRAMGKKKAEEMAEHRAIFRKGAAEKGISQDKADEVFDLMEKFAGYGFNKSHAAAYSLLAYHTGWLKVHYTAEFFCANMTVEMDDTDKLKVLFEDAKKNFGLTFEPPDVNRGMYRFEPVTDKVIRYGLGAVKGTGQQAIEAIVAAREGRGEGPQGSTKGPFKSLFDFCVRVDRARLNKRTVEALIKAGAFDSLNLNRAAMVASIDRAFDFAAATLANVNQGGLFDMMGEDAHGSSTQEPDLVDVVPWGIKERLTQEKTAVGFYLSGHLFDEVAQEVRRFVRTQIDELLDSREPQILAGIISDFRVINGQRGKLGLFRLDDKSGVIEASADEALLNTYRNQLKEDEFVVMLGRLQLDHFSGGLRVKVQQVWDLAGARARFGKYLHVVMGDKSPDVKRLVQEFPPRREEAPEGDLVHGLRVRMGVRCAEPRGSAVAELQLGDASRFYPTDAALAAWSAGVGSGTATVIYE; encoded by the coding sequence ATGGAGCCCATGTTTGTTCACTTGCGCCTGCACACAGAGTTTTCCGTCGTTGACGGCACCAATCGCATCGATGATCTGGCCAAGGCGGCGGCCAAGGACGGCCAGCCGGCGCTGGCGATTACCGATCTCAACAACCTTTTCGGCGCCATCAAGTTTTACAAGGAAGCCCGCGGCAGGGGGGTGAAGCCCATTCTGGGAGCCGAGATCTTTCTGGAGGGCGAGGCGGGAGCGGCACCCTCGCGCATGCTGGTGCTGGTGCAGAGCCGCCAGGGTTACCTCAACCTGTCGGAGTTGCTGGCGCGCGCCTGGACCCGCAACGTGGTCAAGGCGCAGGCCCTCTGCACCTGGGACTGGCTGCAGGAACTGGGCGAGGGCTTGATTGCGATTGCCGGCGCCCAGGCGGGGCCGGTGGGGCAGGCTCTTATGAAAGGCGACGATGCGGGGGCAGCGGCGCTGGCACTGCGGCTTGCGGGAATATTTCCCCACCGCTTCTATATCGAGGTGCAGCGCGCGGGGCGCACTGACGACGAGGCCCATGTGGTGGCGGCCGTTCAGTTGGCAGCTAGGCTGCATCTGCCGGTGGTTGCAACCCATCCTGTGCAGTTCGCCACGGCCGATGACTACGAAGCCCATGAGGCACGGGTGTGCATTGCCGAAGGCGAGATTCTGGGTAACCAGCGGCGCGTGCGAAAGTTCACACGTGACCAGTATTTCAAGTCGTCGGCGCAGATGCAGGCGCTCTTTGCCGATCTGCCGACCGCATTGGCAAATACGGTGGAGATTGCCCGACGCTGCAACATCACCCTGATCCTGGGCAAGCCGCAGTTGCCCAACTTCCCCATCCCGCCCGTCAACGGACAGGTTCTTTCGGTGGACGACTATTTCCGCCACGTGTCATTCGAAGGGCTGGAGGAACGCTTGCGGCTGCTTTTCCCCGACGAGGCGCGACGCAACGCTGAGCGCCCGCGGTATGTGGAACGTCTGGAGTTCGAGCTGGGCACCATTCTCAAGATGGGGTTTCCGGGCTACTTCTTGATTGTGGGCGACTTCATCCAGTGGGCCAAAACGCATGGCTGCCCCGTTGGGCCGGGCCGCGGGTCGGGTGCCGGCTCGCTGGTGGCGTATGCCTTGAAGATCACCGATCTCGATCCTCTTGAATACAACCTGCTGTTCGAACGCTTCTTGAACCCAGAGCGGGTCTCCATGCCCGACTTCGACATCGATTTCTGCCAGTCCAACCGCGACCGCGTGATCGACTACGTGAAGGACAAGTACGGCAAGGACGCCGTCAGCCAGATCGCCACCTTTGGAACGATGGCCGCCAAGGCTGCCATCCGCGACGTGGGGCGCGTGATGGACATGAGCTACACCTTCTGCGACGGAATTTCCAAACTCGTGCCCGCCAAGCCAGGCATGTCCTACACACTGCAGTACCCGCCAGAGGTCAAGAAAGAGGGCGACAAGAACAATTACGCGCTGGAGTTGGAACCCTTGCTCTACGAACGCGTGCGCAAGGAAGAGGACGTCAAGACCGTCATCGAAATGGCGCAGAAGCTCGAGGGCATGACCCGCAACATCGGCATGCACGCGGGAGGCGTGCTGATTGCTCCGGGCAAGCTCACGGACTTTTGCCCGCTCTACCAGCAACCCGGTAGCGAGTCGGCCGTGAGCCAATACGACAAGGACGACGTGGAGGCCATCGGCCTCGTGAAGTTCGACTTTCTCGGCCTGGCCACGCTCACCATCCTGGAGATTGCGCGCGAGTTCATCATGAAGCGCCACAAGGGGCAGGAGAACTTCGCCTACGAGAACATTCCGCTCGACGACGGGCCCACTTACCGGTTGTTTTCTGAGGGCAAGACCGAAGCTGTGTTCCAGTTTGAAAGCCGGGGCATGCAGGGCATGCTGCGCGAGGCACGGCCGAGCCGGCTGGAGGACCTGATTGCGCTGAACGCGCTCTACCGTCCAGGCCCCATGGACCTGATTCCCACGTTCGTGAACCGCAAGCACGGCAAGGAGCCTGTGGAGTATCCGCATCCCCTGGTTGAGCCGGTGCTGTCAGAAACCTACGGGATCATGGTGTACCAGGAGCAGGTGATGCAGACCGCCCAGGTACTGGGTGGCTACAGCCTCGGCGGTGCCGACATGCTGCGCCGCGCCATGGGCAAGAAGAAGGCCGAGGAAATGGCCGAGCACCGGGCCATCTTCCGCAAAGGCGCGGCTGAAAAGGGCATCAGCCAGGACAAGGCCGATGAAGTGTTCGACCTGATGGAAAAGTTTGCTGGCTACGGCTTCAACAAGTCGCACGCCGCAGCCTATTCACTGCTGGCGTACCACACCGGCTGGTTGAAGGTGCATTACACGGCCGAATTCTTCTGCGCCAACATGACCGTGGAAATGGACGACACCGACAAGCTCAAGGTGCTGTTCGAGGACGCGAAGAAGAATTTCGGGCTGACCTTCGAGCCTCCGGATGTGAACCGCGGCATGTACCGGTTCGAGCCGGTGACGGACAAGGTGATCCGGTATGGGCTGGGGGCCGTCAAAGGTACCGGGCAGCAGGCCATCGAAGCCATCGTCGCCGCCCGTGAGGGGCGTGGCGAGGGGCCGCAGGGATCGACGAAAGGCCCATTCAAGAGCCTGTTCGATTTCTGCGTGCGGGTCGATCGTGCACGCCTGAACAAGCGTACCGTCGAGGCACTTATCAAGGCAGGAGCCTTCGACTCCCTCAACCTCAACCGTGCGGCGATGGTGGCATCCATCGACCGTGCATTCGATTTTGCTGCCGCCACGCTGGCGAACGTGAACCAGGGCGGACTCTTCGACATGATGGGGGAGGATGCCCACGGCTCCAGTACGCAGGAACCCGATCTGGTCGATGTTGTGCCCTGGGGCATCAAGGAACGGCTTACCCAGGAAAAAACGGCGGTGGGCTTTTATCTGTCGGGGCATTTGTTCGACGAAGTGGCGCAGGAAGTCCGCCGATTTGTGCGCACCCAGATCGATGAACTGCTGGACAGCCGCGAACCCCAGATCCTGGCAGGCATCATCAGCGACTTCCGGGTGATCAATGGCCAGCGTGGCAAGCTGGGCCTGTTCCGCCTGGATGACAAATCCGGAGTGATCGAGGCTTCGGCCGATGAGGCGCTGCTCAACACCTACCGCAACCAGCTCAAGGAAGACGAGTTTGTCGTAATGCTGGGGCGGTTACAGCTCGACCATTTCAGCGGGGGGCTGCGCGTGAAGGTCCAGCAGGTGTGGGACCTGGCCGGCGCCCGTGCCCGGTTTGGCAAATACCTGCATGTGGTGATGGGTGACAAGTCTCCCGACGTGAAGCGCCTGGTGCAGGAATTTCCGCCCCGGCGCGAAGAGGCCCCGGAGGGCGATTTGGTGCATGGGCTGCGTGTGCGCATGGGGGTGCGCTGCGCAGAGCCGCGCGGTTCAGCGGTAGCCGAACTTCAACTCGGCGATGCCAGCCGGTTCTATCCCACCGACGCGGCGCTGGCTGCATGGAGCGCCGGGGTGGGCTCGGGTACTGCGACGGTGATCTACGAGTAG